A stretch of Anaerobiospirillum thomasii DNA encodes these proteins:
- a CDS encoding BrnA antitoxin family protein has product MLIVKKLISVRSDHVIAQYFKAKGKGCQTQINTLLGKSRV; this is encoded by the coding sequence TTGCTGATAGTAAAAAAATTAATCAGCGTAAGGTCAGATCACGTTATAGCACAATACTTTAAAGCTAAAGGAAAAGGCTGTCAAACTCAAATTAATACATTACTTGGCAAATCTAGAGTCTAG
- a CDS encoding GTP pyrophosphokinase produces MSIIIFSRLISNTAIDNAGNKIKAQGNKALPENFEIIKQWRKLHAMPLNALQVYIRRKLNKTDYSKVIIVQRLKRMPSIISKIQRIPSMRMSRMQDVGGIRIIAKNINDVYQINKLLTSSKRSSFDLIVPPHDYIEKPKEDGYRSLHQVVKYNGSKSNELYKGFRLEIQIRTLLQHYWATAVETLGMVDRVSYKSGHGEHEVKEFFRYASALFAIKENCNVLESLKDYDKKFLVEHINELDEKLKITHKLDIIAKSSRDIEESIKISKDAYYFVLDLTVINDNHSVIKISPFNKKSLDEAETLYTAKEYTSRDDENKSLLLLSAQNVKI; encoded by the coding sequence GTGAGTATAATTATATTTTCTCGATTAATAAGTAATACAGCAATTGATAATGCTGGTAATAAAATAAAGGCCCAGGGAAATAAAGCCTTACCTGAGAATTTTGAAATTATTAAGCAGTGGCGTAAGCTTCATGCTATGCCTCTTAATGCACTACAAGTCTACATTAGAAGAAAATTAAATAAAACAGATTATAGTAAAGTAATTATTGTTCAGCGTTTAAAACGCATGCCATCTATTATCTCTAAAATACAGCGTATTCCTTCTATGCGTATGTCGCGGATGCAGGATGTGGGTGGTATTAGAATAATTGCTAAAAATATAAATGATGTTTATCAAATCAATAAACTCCTTACATCTTCAAAGCGCTCTAGTTTTGATCTTATTGTTCCTCCTCATGATTACATAGAAAAACCTAAAGAAGATGGTTATAGAAGTCTTCATCAGGTTGTAAAATATAATGGCTCTAAATCAAATGAGTTATATAAAGGCTTTAGACTTGAAATTCAGATACGCACGCTCTTGCAGCATTACTGGGCTACTGCAGTAGAGACTCTCGGTATGGTTGACAGGGTTTCATATAAATCAGGTCATGGCGAGCATGAGGTTAAAGAATTTTTTAGATATGCCAGTGCTCTTTTTGCTATAAAAGAGAATTGTAATGTTTTAGAGTCCTTAAAAGATTATGATAAAAAATTTCTTGTAGAGCATATAAATGAATTAGATGAAAAATTAAAAATTACTCATAAATTAGACATTATTGCTAAATCCTCAAGAGATATCGAAGAGAGTATAAAAATTAGTAAGGATGCATATTATTTTGTTTTAGATCTGACTGTCATAAACGATAATCATAGTGTAATAAAAATTTCTCCATTTAATAAAAAATCATTAGATGAAGCTGAAACTTTATACACTGCAAAAGAATATACGAGCAGAGATGATGAAAATAAATCTTTATTGTTATTAAGTGCCCAAAATGTAAAGATATGA
- the glmS gene encoding glutamine--fructose-6-phosphate transaminase (isomerizing) produces the protein MCGIIGACATDDIMDSLLYGLNALEYRGYDSAGLSIFSANTIKTYKSVGKVKALEDQCKSLSLQSNTGIAHTRWATHGTATINNAHPHNSQQYSLVHNGIIENYKELKSTLGDTSFYSQTDSEVLVKYIQSQKSPANTTLEALRQALSQVKGSYAICMLDNEDPGHIYAACNGSPLILGIGSLGMYIASDISALLRTCSRFVYLQDGDLALINNSGYEIFNLKGHKVERSEVKSDLSQSAIDKGRFEHFLLKEIYEQPQCVTDTIAYAFEHEQEGIESKRSLQDLYKDKIDRITLVGCGTSYHAALCGKYFFEKYLKIPCSVEIASEFRYKEPLVEPNTLFLCISQSGETADTLEALKLARTLSYTSTLCICNVASSSMVRECDYAFITRAGKEVAVASTKAFAAQLTALMLITYNLLKNKDTKFKDEAQSILKNIKALPDLIQSALNNNETIKSLASNFTHCTDIMYLGRSLMLPIALEGALKLTEISYIHAQGLPAGELKHGPLALIDNSLPVVMIAPDNSLLDKIKCSIEEIKARGGQIYVFAAHSALIDSDEQVTVIKAHSDNEFSDCMIFTLMLQLLAYHVALLKGCNVDRPRNLAKSVTVE, from the coding sequence ATGTGTGGAATTATTGGTGCCTGCGCCACAGATGATATAATGGACAGCCTACTTTATGGCCTTAATGCTCTTGAATACAGAGGCTATGACTCAGCAGGACTGTCCATTTTTTCTGCCAACACTATAAAAACCTATAAAAGTGTAGGCAAAGTCAAAGCCCTTGAGGATCAGTGTAAAAGCTTATCTTTACAATCAAATACAGGCATAGCCCACACCCGCTGGGCCACCCATGGCACAGCCACTATCAACAATGCCCATCCGCATAATTCACAGCAGTATTCTCTGGTACACAACGGTATTATAGAAAACTACAAAGAGCTAAAGAGCACACTTGGCGATACTAGCTTTTACTCGCAGACTGACAGCGAGGTTTTAGTTAAATATATTCAATCTCAAAAAAGCCCTGCAAACACCACATTAGAGGCTTTAAGGCAGGCACTGTCACAGGTTAAAGGCTCTTATGCCATATGTATGCTTGACAATGAGGATCCTGGCCATATCTATGCAGCCTGCAATGGCTCGCCTCTTATTTTAGGTATAGGCTCTTTGGGTATGTATATAGCCTCAGATATCAGCGCCCTTTTACGCACATGTTCGCGCTTTGTCTATCTGCAAGATGGTGATCTTGCACTTATTAATAACAGTGGCTATGAGATTTTCAATCTTAAGGGACATAAGGTTGAGCGTAGCGAGGTTAAATCAGATCTAAGTCAAAGTGCCATAGATAAAGGCAGATTTGAGCACTTTTTGCTAAAGGAGATCTATGAGCAGCCTCAATGCGTTACAGATACCATAGCTTATGCCTTTGAGCATGAGCAAGAAGGTATAGAGTCAAAAAGATCCTTACAGGATTTATATAAAGATAAGATTGATAGAATTACGCTTGTAGGCTGCGGCACTTCCTATCATGCAGCTCTGTGTGGCAAATATTTTTTTGAAAAATACCTCAAAATCCCCTGCAGCGTGGAGATTGCCTCTGAATTTCGCTACAAAGAGCCCCTTGTAGAGCCCAATACGCTCTTTTTGTGTATATCACAGTCAGGAGAGACTGCAGATACCCTTGAGGCGCTTAAACTTGCCAGAACCCTGTCTTATACAAGCACACTGTGTATATGCAATGTAGCCTCGTCATCTATGGTACGTGAGTGTGACTATGCCTTTATTACACGTGCCGGTAAAGAGGTAGCAGTTGCCTCCACCAAAGCCTTTGCAGCACAGCTTACAGCTCTTATGCTTATTACCTATAATCTTTTAAAAAACAAAGACACAAAATTTAAGGATGAGGCTCAGTCTATACTTAAGAACATAAAAGCTCTACCTGATCTAATACAAAGTGCTTTAAATAACAATGAAACTATTAAAAGCCTGGCCAGCAATTTTACTCACTGCACTGATATTATGTATTTAGGCCGCTCTTTGATGCTGCCTATTGCCCTTGAAGGGGCGCTCAAGCTTACAGAGATAAGCTATATACATGCACAGGGTCTGCCGGCAGGTGAGCTCAAGCATGGACCTCTTGCGCTTATTGACAACTCATTGCCTGTGGTAATGATTGCACCTGACAATAGCCTTTTAGATAAAATAAAATGCTCTATTGAGGAGATTAAGGCCCGCGGCGGGCAGATCTATGTCTTTGCAGCACACAGTGCCTTAATTGACAGTGATGAACAGGTAACTGTTATAAAAGCCCATTCTGACAATGAATTTTCTGACTGCATGATCTTTACCTTAATGCTGCAGCTTTTAGCCTATCATGTAGCTCTTTTAAAAGGCTGCAATGTGGACAGACCGCGCAATCTGGCCAAATCTGTAACTGTAGAGTAG
- a CDS encoding DUF3322 domain-containing protein, which yields MKNRNGIRTEINAFYRTNVISWLSELIKDKKAIPSSFPVHLFLGTPKTDDEALKVKDEFLKFCEDWHNPVTSGHVAFHEKTISEIGKVEVPVHLVFDTPEDIATWAGHLVEYRSAKERLAIIASELPDYIDSALDVISSISNLEENDFYRFVQVAKWNCENYNKKGALIRQVPVRGVDTRWFEINRHLLLDFLRDKLGLEPHRKDILQLGLIPPPFTVRICILDHVLRSKVGGMKFFASSIEELKRLEIKPHRVIFMDNLSTALSLNDIAGAVVVIPPTNSLSELCHVPWITNAKGQFIGSIDIRSFVQLHNMRIHMPKIESLLMDEQTLLENRDLWSFDNDVMIDTIPAALKADEALVCRRLLENYYGENVRLDQECMPLEIIHKALGVNAAFVNNTEQVED from the coding sequence GTGAAAAACCGCAACGGAATACGTACTGAGATTAACGCCTTTTATCGCACCAATGTCATAAGCTGGCTGTCTGAACTTATCAAGGACAAAAAAGCCATACCATCATCATTTCCTGTGCATCTGTTCCTTGGAACACCTAAAACTGATGATGAGGCCCTTAAAGTTAAAGATGAGTTTTTAAAGTTCTGTGAGGACTGGCATAATCCTGTTACCTCAGGCCATGTGGCTTTCCATGAAAAAACCATTTCAGAGATTGGCAAGGTAGAGGTTCCGGTACATCTGGTTTTTGACACCCCTGAAGATATAGCCACCTGGGCAGGTCATCTGGTTGAATACAGATCAGCCAAAGAAAGACTGGCTATTATTGCCTCTGAGCTGCCAGATTATATAGACAGCGCTCTTGATGTAATCTCCTCTATCTCAAATCTTGAGGAAAATGATTTTTACCGTTTTGTACAGGTTGCCAAGTGGAACTGTGAAAACTACAACAAAAAAGGTGCCTTAATCCGTCAGGTTCCGGTGCGCGGTGTGGATACACGCTGGTTTGAGATAAACCGTCATCTGCTCTTAGACTTTTTAAGAGATAAGCTCGGTCTTGAACCGCACAGAAAGGATATACTGCAGTTAGGCCTTATTCCACCGCCATTTACCGTGCGTATCTGCATACTTGATCATGTACTGCGCTCTAAAGTCGGCGGCATGAAGTTTTTCGCCTCAAGTATTGAGGAGCTAAAGCGTCTTGAGATCAAGCCGCATCGTGTAATATTTATGGATAATCTCTCAACTGCCTTATCTTTAAATGATATTGCAGGTGCTGTAGTGGTTATTCCTCCAACCAATTCACTCTCCGAGCTGTGCCATGTGCCATGGATTACCAATGCCAAGGGGCAGTTTATAGGCAGTATTGATATAAGATCATTTGTTCAGCTGCACAATATGCGCATACATATGCCAAAGATTGAGTCACTGCTTATGGATGAGCAGACCCTGCTTGAAAACAGGGACTTATGGTCATTTGACAATGATGTCATGATTGATACCATACCGGCAGCTCTCAAGGCTGATGAAGCCTTAGTATGCAGAAGACTGCTTGAGAATTATTATGGCGAGAATGTAAGACTTGATCAGGAGTGCATGCCGCTTGAGATTATTCACAAGGCCCTTGGTGTCAATGCAGCTTTTGTCAACAATACAGAGCAGGTTGAAGACTAG
- the tadA gene encoding tRNA adenosine(34) deaminase TadA yields the protein MSETAVDHEFYMRLALEQAKIAYSLGEVPVGAVIVDDKGSIIGSGMNRVITDSDPSAHAEIAAMRKAGISIGNYRLVKLNMYVTLEPCLMCTGAMIHARIDNLYFGAFDLKTGACSSVFNIINDTRHNHQIHFKGGILQSECAHMLQSFFKERRQAHRLSKSGV from the coding sequence ATGTCTGAGACTGCCGTAGATCATGAGTTTTATATGCGCCTTGCTCTTGAGCAGGCTAAAATAGCCTATAGCCTTGGCGAGGTACCGGTGGGAGCTGTTATTGTTGATGATAAAGGCAGTATTATAGGCTCTGGCATGAACCGCGTGATTACTGACAGTGATCCAAGTGCTCATGCTGAAATTGCAGCAATGCGCAAGGCTGGCATCAGTATTGGCAACTACCGCCTTGTAAAGCTTAATATGTATGTAACGCTTGAGCCATGTCTTATGTGCACAGGAGCTATGATACATGCGCGCATTGATAATTTATATTTTGGGGCCTTTGATTTAAAGACGGGAGCGTGCAGCAGTGTCTTTAATATTATCAATGATACAAGGCACAATCATCAGATACACTTTAAAGGCGGTATACTGCAAAGTGAATGTGCACATATGCTACAGAGCTTTTTTAAAGAAAGGCGTCAGGCCCATCGTCTGTCAAAGAGCGGGGTATAG
- the thiH gene encoding 2-iminoacetate synthase ThiH, with translation MSFYDEISKIDVDKFRTLVDSRTDSDVERALAKGFNLDVTDFAALISENARIHYLKEMASMSMQLTRRRFGRTVNMYLPLYLTNLCSNKCRYCGFSADNKFHRTVLTLDEIRQECIAINEMGYENILLVTGENSRRGGMEYFRQVLPIVKEYAAYLQMEVQPLETEDYAELKELGLDSVSVYQETYHPQCYKENHLAGKKTDMRFRMETPDRLGKAGIDKVGLGALIGLYDWKVDLCAVAMHVLYMREHYYKTRLSVSFPRLRPATGGYEPKFPMNDAKLVQLICAWRIFDNELDLTISTRESAEFRDMVIPLGITAVSAGSSTEPGGYANKGKYLEQWSVNDDRSVDEVVKALHINGLEAVFHDASTSYFKAI, from the coding sequence ATGAGCTTTTATGATGAAATCTCCAAGATTGATGTGGATAAATTCCGCACTCTTGTAGATTCAAGAACAGACAGTGATGTGGAAAGAGCTCTTGCTAAAGGTTTTAATCTTGATGTTACAGATTTTGCGGCTTTAATCTCTGAAAATGCCCGCATTCACTATCTAAAAGAGATGGCTTCAATGTCAATGCAGCTTACACGCCGCCGTTTTGGCCGCACTGTAAATATGTATCTGCCATTGTATCTGACCAATCTTTGCAGCAACAAATGCCGTTACTGTGGGTTTTCAGCCGACAATAAATTTCACCGTACTGTACTTACCTTAGATGAGATAAGACAGGAGTGTATTGCCATTAATGAGATGGGCTATGAGAATATTCTGTTAGTGACAGGTGAAAACTCACGCCGTGGCGGTATGGAGTATTTTAGGCAGGTACTGCCAATTGTTAAAGAGTATGCAGCCTATCTGCAGATGGAGGTTCAGCCTTTAGAGACTGAGGATTATGCTGAGCTCAAAGAGCTTGGTCTTGACAGCGTCTCTGTCTATCAGGAGACCTATCATCCTCAGTGCTATAAGGAAAATCATTTAGCCGGTAAAAAGACTGACATGCGTTTTCGTATGGAGACACCTGATCGTCTTGGCAAGGCAGGTATTGACAAGGTGGGTCTTGGCGCTCTTATCGGTCTTTATGACTGGAAGGTAGATCTGTGTGCTGTGGCTATGCATGTTTTATATATGCGCGAGCATTACTACAAGACACGTCTGTCAGTCTCCTTCCCGCGTCTGCGTCCTGCCACAGGTGGCTATGAGCCTAAGTTCCCTATGAATGATGCCAAGCTTGTACAGCTTATTTGTGCCTGGCGCATTTTTGACAATGAGCTTGATCTGACCATCTCCACCCGTGAGAGTGCAGAGTTTAGAGATATGGTTATTCCTCTTGGTATTACAGCAGTATCAGCAGGTTCATCAACAGAGCCTGGTGGTTATGCCAACAAGGGTAAATATCTTGAGCAGTGGTCTGTAAATGATGACAGAAGCGTAGATGAGGTAGTCAAGGCACTGCACATCAACGGTCTTGAGGCAGTATTCCATGATGCCTCAACCTCATACTTCAAAGCCATCTGA
- a CDS encoding thiazole synthase, whose translation MSDKLVLAGREFDSRLIVGTGKYASADFLYRATQASGAQIATMAIKRVDIKGQTDSIIKPLKDLNITLMPNTSGARNAKEAIYAAQLSREALGTNWIKVEVHPDQKYLLPDPVETLNACKELVAQDFAVFAYCSADPSLCRALQECGVAAVMPLGAPIGSARGLETLPFLKIIIKEACVPVIIDAGIGTPSHASESFEIGADAVMVNTAIAAARDPVLMASAFKKACEAGREGYLAGLAGVLDSASATSPMEKFLEEAMQ comes from the coding sequence ATGAGTGACAAATTGGTTCTGGCAGGTCGTGAGTTTGATTCCCGCCTTATTGTAGGTACAGGCAAATATGCCTCTGCAGATTTTCTTTACAGAGCGACACAGGCCTCAGGTGCTCAGATTGCCACTATGGCTATTAAAAGAGTGGATATAAAGGGTCAGACTGACAGCATTATAAAGCCGCTAAAAGATCTTAACATTACTTTAATGCCAAATACCTCAGGTGCGCGCAATGCCAAGGAGGCAATCTATGCAGCACAGCTCTCACGCGAGGCTCTTGGCACCAACTGGATCAAGGTTGAGGTGCATCCTGATCAGAAATATCTGCTGCCAGATCCTGTTGAGACATTAAATGCCTGTAAAGAGCTTGTAGCACAGGACTTTGCCGTATTTGCCTACTGCTCTGCCGACCCTTCACTGTGCCGTGCGCTACAAGAGTGCGGTGTGGCCGCCGTTATGCCTTTAGGGGCTCCTATTGGCTCTGCCCGCGGACTTGAGACACTGCCGTTTTTAAAGATTATTATCAAGGAAGCCTGTGTACCTGTCATCATTGATGCCGGTATCGGAACTCCGTCACATGCTAGTGAGTCATTTGAAATAGGTGCCGATGCAGTCATGGTCAATACAGCTATAGCCGCAGCAAGAGATCCTGTGCTTATGGCAAGTGCCTTTAAAAAGGCCTGTGAGGCTGGACGCGAGGGATATCTTGCGGGTCTGGCCGGCGTTTTAGACAGTGCCAGCGCCACATCTCCTATGGAAAAGTTTCTTGAGGAGGCTATGCAGTAA
- the thiS gene encoding sulfur carrier protein ThiS: MKITFNGQLIEVDSGTTLLSFVTQHDIELEGCAASVDERIVPKSTWSEFVLEEGMNLDVFTLVAGG; encoded by the coding sequence ATGAAAATTACTTTTAACGGTCAGTTGATTGAAGTTGACAGCGGCACAACGCTTTTGAGTTTTGTTACGCAGCATGACATAGAGTTAGAGGGCTGTGCAGCAAGCGTTGATGAGCGTATTGTGCCCAAAAGCACATGGAGTGAGTTTGTACTTGAAGAGGGTATGAACCTTGATGTTTTCACACTAGTTGCAGGAGGTTGA
- a CDS encoding HesA/MoeB/ThiF family protein, with product MRHSRQEMLDDFAKSTDLLKQKRVGIVGVGGLGGLCSLLLTGAGVGSLHISDSDEVSLSNLHRQILYREDDVGHSKTQSAMRELKALDKSTDIVCFEKITRDNFDSFARGCDLIMDLSDNMPTRLLLNELCLKQRIDFIHTSVGAYRGIMMGLLFSSQDFVDRYGCYQCMTGTVGNLELKGILGPAAAMMSSSCAMLALQMLNGNTDACGIMHLFDLKNFTVRKMELARDVNCTCCAG from the coding sequence ATGCGTCACAGCCGTCAGGAAATGCTAGATGATTTTGCCAAAAGCACAGATCTTCTAAAACAAAAAAGAGTAGGCATTGTAGGAGTAGGCGGCCTTGGCGGGCTGTGTTCACTGCTTTTGACAGGAGCTGGAGTTGGCTCCTTGCACATAAGTGACAGCGATGAGGTCTCCCTGTCCAATCTGCACCGACAGATTCTCTACAGAGAGGATGATGTGGGTCACTCCAAGACACAAAGTGCCATGCGTGAGCTCAAGGCTCTTGATAAGAGCACAGATATTGTGTGTTTTGAAAAAATAACACGCGATAATTTTGACTCTTTTGCCAGAGGCTGCGATCTTATCATGGATCTTAGTGACAATATGCCAACACGTCTTTTGTTAAATGAGCTGTGTTTAAAGCAGAGGATTGATTTTATTCACACATCTGTCGGTGCCTATCGCGGCATTATGATGGGACTGTTATTCTCAAGTCAGGATTTTGTAGACAGATATGGCTGTTATCAGTGTATGACAGGAACTGTGGGCAATCTTGAGCTAAAGGGTATTTTAGGACCTGCCGCTGCCATGATGTCATCATCCTGTGCCATGCTGGCTCTGCAGATGTTAAATGGCAACACAGATGCCTGCGGAATTATGCATCTTTTTGACCTTAAGAACTTTACAGTAAGAAAGATGGAGCTTGCGCGTGATGTAAACTGTACATGCTGCGCAGGTTAA
- the thiE gene encoding thiamine phosphate synthase, whose protein sequence is MLNNKRPLVLVVAGLDSGGGAGITADCITIHENGGFAMPCTTALTAQSLKQVASVVPTDDALFKKSLSLVSEDYENKVSAVKVGLVSAQSTLDILLDALENELKDAAVIWDPVLTATAGELKSADLKANLDRILKRCTIFTPNLPEALELASWTMEDFEQKGVKELSRFFLDKGLDTIIIKGGHNQAQSTAKDYFANGSLEFFMESDKKEGDGAHGGGCALSSALAALVAQGYESFDAAVLAKGYVYSGIVNTAIDEHRYRAPVGHNGFVSSLDLLPRVYEDGFPVSDTAFAPCPMRMGLYPVVDDASWVERLIALGVKTIQLRIKDKNRADLYDQIVRAVNLGKAYKARVFIDDHYELAIKAGAYGVHLGMEDLKEADIAKIRDSGLRLGVSTHGMYELLKAVSLKPSYIALGHIYPTNSKVMPSKPQGVSRLAYMAKLMDNVIPTVAIGGIKKEMLDDVLGTNVGSVAVITAITKADDPNIEAQLWLKLVGSGGDNV, encoded by the coding sequence ATGTTAAATAATAAAAGACCTCTTGTATTAGTAGTGGCAGGTCTTGATTCCGGCGGTGGCGCCGGAATCACCGCCGACTGTATTACCATACATGAAAACGGTGGCTTTGCCATGCCATGCACTACAGCTCTTACCGCTCAGTCTTTAAAGCAGGTGGCATCTGTAGTGCCTACAGATGATGCTCTGTTTAAAAAGAGTCTGTCTCTTGTAAGTGAAGATTATGAAAACAAAGTAAGTGCCGTCAAGGTAGGTCTGGTATCAGCTCAGAGCACACTTGATATTTTACTTGATGCTCTTGAGAATGAGCTTAAAGATGCAGCTGTTATATGGGATCCTGTGCTTACAGCTACAGCAGGTGAGCTCAAAAGCGCCGATCTTAAAGCCAATCTTGACAGAATTTTAAAAAGATGCACTATCTTTACTCCAAATCTGCCAGAGGCGCTTGAGCTTGCCTCATGGACTATGGAGGACTTTGAGCAAAAGGGTGTCAAAGAGCTATCCCGTTTCTTTTTAGATAAAGGCCTTGATACCATTATCATCAAGGGCGGTCATAATCAGGCTCAGAGTACAGCCAAAGATTATTTTGCCAATGGCTCACTTGAGTTTTTCATGGAGAGTGATAAAAAAGAGGGTGATGGCGCCCATGGCGGCGGCTGTGCCTTATCATCAGCTTTAGCTGCACTTGTAGCACAGGGTTATGAGAGCTTTGATGCAGCTGTGCTTGCCAAGGGTTATGTCTACTCAGGTATTGTCAATACAGCTATAGATGAGCACAGATACAGAGCACCTGTAGGTCACAACGGCTTTGTTTCATCACTTGATCTGCTGCCACGTGTCTATGAAGATGGTTTTCCTGTCTCAGATACTGCCTTTGCGCCATGTCCTATGCGCATGGGACTTTATCCTGTAGTGGATGATGCCTCATGGGTAGAAAGACTTATTGCCCTTGGTGTCAAGACCATACAGCTGCGCATTAAGGATAAAAACAGAGCTGATTTATACGATCAGATTGTAAGAGCTGTAAATTTAGGTAAAGCCTATAAAGCCCGTGTCTTTATTGATGATCATTATGAGCTTGCCATCAAGGCCGGCGCCTATGGTGTTCACCTTGGCATGGAGGATCTAAAAGAGGCTGATATTGCAAAAATCCGTGACAGCGGTCTGCGCCTTGGTGTGTCAACCCATGGCATGTATGAGCTGTTAAAGGCTGTCTCATTAAAGCCATCATATATAGCTCTAGGTCATATCTATCCTACAAACTCAAAGGTAATGCCGTCAAAGCCTCAGGGTGTCTCACGTCTTGCCTATATGGCAAAGCTTATGGACAATGTAATCCCTACAGTGGCCATAGGCGGTATTAAAAAGGAAATGCTAGATGATGTGCTTGGTACTAATGTTGGCTCTGTTGCTGTAATTACAGCTATTACCAAAGCCGATGATCCTAATATTGAGGCACAGCTCTGGCTTAAGCTTGTGGGCTCTGGCGGAGATAATGTGTAA
- the thiC gene encoding phosphomethylpyrimidine synthase ThiC: MATAKTFNPDIKRIYIEGSDPSIQVPFNKITLTNKETLLVSTVEGPDVNAKELPKLRAPWISKRVDHKTQLELARENIITPEMEFIAIRESFKYGDDMAFSAEMVRQEVAKGHAVIPSNINHAETEPMIIGKKFSVKVNANIGASSVSSGFDEEIGKLRLALKHGADTVMDLSTGIDNIGALREAILRASPVPIGTVPIYETLDRAGGDPAKITWELFRDVITDQARQGVDYFTIHAGLLRELLPHAARRILGIVSRGGSVMASVMMRQNAQNLAYEHFDEIMEICAKYDVALSLGDGLRPGAIADACDKAQYGELEAIGKLALRCRERGVQCFIEGPGHVSLDKVYENQDLEDELCHEAPFYTLGPLVTDIAPGFDHITSAIGATNIAHRGTAMLCYVTPAEHLALPTPEDVKQGLITYKIAAHAADVAKGLPMARLRDDALSRARNEFRWYDQFALSLDPQHAYSVWRAQMPDDCAHEPSFCSMCGPRFCPIRLNRRLKAEFNVK; encoded by the coding sequence ATGGCTACAGCTAAGACATTCAATCCAGACATCAAGAGAATATACATCGAGGGTTCTGACCCGTCTATTCAGGTTCCATTCAATAAAATTACTCTTACCAACAAAGAAACACTGCTTGTATCTACTGTAGAGGGTCCTGATGTAAACGCCAAGGAATTACCTAAGCTGCGTGCTCCATGGATTTCAAAAAGAGTTGATCACAAAACTCAGCTTGAGCTTGCCCGCGAGAACATTATCACCCCTGAGATGGAATTTATTGCCATCCGTGAGTCTTTCAAATATGGCGATGACATGGCCTTTAGTGCCGAGATGGTAAGACAGGAAGTGGCCAAGGGTCATGCTGTTATTCCATCAAATATCAATCACGCAGAAACCGAGCCTATGATCATAGGTAAGAAGTTTTCGGTAAAGGTTAATGCCAATATAGGCGCATCATCTGTATCATCAGGTTTTGATGAGGAAATCGGCAAACTGCGCCTGGCTTTAAAACACGGTGCTGATACCGTTATGGATCTGTCAACAGGTATTGACAATATAGGTGCTCTGCGTGAGGCTATCTTACGTGCCTCTCCTGTACCAATTGGTACTGTGCCAATCTATGAGACCTTAGACAGAGCCGGCGGCGATCCTGCCAAGATCACCTGGGAGCTTTTTAGAGATGTAATTACCGATCAGGCTCGTCAGGGTGTTGACTACTTCACCATTCACGCAGGTCTTCTGCGCGAGCTTCTGCCTCATGCTGCCCGTCGTATTTTAGGTATTGTATCAAGAGGCGGCTCAGTAATGGCCAGCGTTATGATGCGTCAGAATGCACAGAACCTTGCCTATGAGCACTTTGATGAGATTATGGAGATCTGTGCCAAATACGATGTAGCCTTATCCTTAGGTGACGGTCTGCGTCCTGGTGCCATTGCCGATGCCTGTGACAAGGCACAGTATGGTGAGCTTGAGGCTATTGGCAAGCTGGCTCTGCGCTGCCGTGAGCGTGGTGTACAGTGCTTTATTGAAGGTCCAGGCCATGTATCTCTTGATAAGGTTTATGAAAACCAGGATCTTGAGGATGAGCTGTGCCATGAAGCTCCATTCTATACCTTAGGCCCTCTGGTTACAGATATTGCTCCAGGCTTTGATCACATTACCTCAGCCATTGGTGCTACCAATATTGCCCATCGCGGTACAGCCATGCTCTGCTATGTAACTCCAGCTGAGCACCTGGCTCTGCCGACACCTGAGGATGTAAAGCAGGGTCTTATCACCTATAAGATTGCAGCCCATGCAGCCGACGTGGCCAAGGGTCTGCCAATGGCCAGATTACGTGACGATGCTCTGTCACGCGCCAGAAATGAGTTTAGATGGTATGACCAGTTTGCACTGTCACTTGATCCACAGCATGCCTACTCAGTATGGCGCGCTCAGATGCCAGATGACTGTGCCCATGAGCCAAGCTTCTGCTCCATGTGTGGCCCAAGATTTTGTCCAATCAGATTAAACCGCAGATTAAAGGCAGAATTTAATGTTAAATAA